From the Salmo trutta chromosome 25, fSalTru1.1, whole genome shotgun sequence genome, the window aggtgaaattatgattttatttttttaaatggaagttGCCGACGCAGTCTTCATCACGGAGTCCAACATGCTCATCTTCTCTCCACTACAGTCTGAGCTTAACTGGAAACATCCACCAACTAAAGGATGCAATAGAAATAATACATGTTTCTTCCCCCACAAAGTGCAGATATTTTGCATCACTTTTTGGTTTCATGTACAGATGATGGGGTTTTCTGCATTGGTGATTTACGTAAAATGAGACCAAAGATGTAATGCACCATCTCATGTCATGTCATTTGCATCACTACCTTTAAGCTCTGGGAGTCCCAAGTTTGCAACTTGAGTTAGGAAAATACAGTACATAGACATCATATGTCATATCAAGACTCCAACCATACTGTATTGTTGAAACTCTAACCTGTCAGGACTCTTGGAGATGAGAGGTCAACGAggtgaggggaacagaggagattATCCTTGTGTTTTGGAGCAATGATGGATAGACTAATTAAGCCTGGATTGGCCCTTGGTTGAAGATAATTATTATCTTTAATCTTCAAACTACGTTAGGCCTGGCCGCTTGGGTTTACCACGTGGTCAGGGTAATCAGGCTAAAAGACTGTAATCCTGAGGCAGATAACGTTTTTGTAAGCATAGCTAAGTGACATTCCAATAAGAATCGGTAGCCCTGCCTTGTATCACCTTCTCCCATGGAGACTTTTGAAAGACAAGATTCCTATGCAAATAGAATACAACAGAATAGAATACAACAGAATAGTAGGCTACAAAATAGAATATGATATATTGCCTACTTTATTGAAACCTGTTGGGACATTTGTCTTCTACCTATCTCAACACCATGCCACAATAAAGCATGCTGTCCAGCAGGCCAGCTGAGTTCAGGACGTGGGAGGGGCCATCCAGCTGTGCCTGCAACATCGTCACACTCATGTTTAAACTGCAAGGAGGTCCAGGTCCAAACTGAAATCTTCCTAACCATCCCCATCCATTTTCCATTACATACATTGCAGAGAGGTATCCTGGTAAAGTACGAAAGAAAAAGGCGCTTGGAGGCCAGAAAGGGACTTTATCTGGCCGCAATCGGAGGACGCGATTCTTCAAGTGGTTATTTATGGCATAATCTCAGGTAAGGTTTAAACGGTTTAAATGGAATTGTATTTTAGCGCATCGGTAGGCTATTTATGATAACTTCAGACAACGACCTGTTTAGATGTCTTAAAAGTGAAATTAGTGTTTTGAAGGCAATCATTCCATTAGGCAATCTAAATGATTTATCGGAATTCGCCATTATAAGCCGGTGACAGGTTTTCCCGTTACGTTCCCGCCATGAAAATGGGAGCGGACAGGAGCGCAAAATAAAGACGGTCCTAAAACATTGGAATCCTCCGGACTAGGGTAGGTTACTTCACATGATTATCAACCAGAAACATATTTTCACATCTGTTCCAAAGAATAATATGAGACTACTGACAAAACATGAACTACCTGTAGTCCAACTGAACATTTATCCAACAGAAGGCAGTTCATCCTTACTGGCATCACATCCCCCATTATCTCCTATTTATCATAACATATTATTACAACAGGAGTGAATATCCTGACATAATGCATGTTAATCCTTTTGGAAATTGTCAAACATTCTCTTAGTATTTCCCATTGAAAGGAGGACTGCTTGTGTGTGATGCAGGACAGGTTACATCAGTGGAGCCAGCTGGTCCCTGTTGACAGAAACACTGACAGATGTGGTCTAATAGAATATAAATGAAAGTTATTACAAATATAATACATTTGTTACATATTCACATCCAGCTAATAACATCATGTGTGTTGCATTGAACTGTTTTAACAGTACAAGGTTGGGATACACTGCCCAAATTCTGTTGGAGACCTCAGCCCTGTTTACATTAGGCTcttcttatttttgtattttttaaaaacattttattaaatcagTAGTGAGTGCAGACATTTACATACTTTGTTCATACTTTACGTCAGTCTCTGGGGGCCCGTTCATCCAAGCAGGAGTGCAGGAGTATTGCATGGTACCTCTATGGATTTATTGTTCAAGGCAAGGCACGCTCAAAGTCATCATTAGAACCAGGATGAGAGGGCTCTGAAATATCACTCTGTATAATTGCCACTAAGAAAAAGCAACccagtcagggctttgtgactcACAGCATACCCTCATATCTGTGGATTGCAACAGTATTCACTGGGCTATACAGCAGCCCTCAAATGCATTGCCATAACAACATGGTCATAATGTCTTAAAGTCCATGGCCAAATATCTGTGACTATAAAAACCAGAATCAAGACCATGAGAAATGATTCCTAATAGTTCCGTCAGACATCTGCTCTGGTGAACTCACAGGTCTGAACTTATAGGTCTTAAAACATTGTCAGTCAATAACATCAACAGGATTTAAATTCAACCACTTCAAAAAAGAAACATCAATGAAGATAGTAAGTGAAGTGAGGAATTCATAGCAGGATACTAGTTGTAGAAAATGAACACCAGATGTGAAGAGAGGGACATGTCCAACACATTGGCTGTTTTGGGCAAATAAGTTACAGATACAATTATGCTGAATTGAATGTTTAGAAAGGAAAGTGAGATGTTATCAATGACAATTCAAGATTTTTACAAGAGCTCCAGGGAGCTCTGTTTTTAAAGCTTTTCTTATGGCTTAAGTCTGCATTGTAAAAACACGACAGTCAGCTCAGCTGCAGGCAACAATGTTTGTTCAGAGACAGTTATGAGGCAtcatgggtctctctctctctcatggccaAGTCTGGCATTCCAGTTAAAGGACAACAAATAAGATAGATTCCATAAACACTGGGCTTCATCTGGCTCAATTCTTATCCCAGCCACAGTACATGTTGCTGTTTATTTACTCTCTTCTGTTTGGCTTACACAACATCCCCCGCTCTCAAGGTGGTAAGAATAAACTAATAGATTGTGAGACTCTTTCCATGGCAAATGCAGACATATCTACACTGTATATGTTGGCTGAGTTCTTACAAGGAAATAAATGGGGATCATCTTTCTTATATAATTGCACTCTATTTTTACAGTAGAACAGTGGGCTGGGTTGTTTCAATGTAGGCAGCTTCCCTTGAGTACAGGAGGAGTGTATTCCTGACATGCAGTTATTAAACCAATGTGAGTTGTGGTATGTGGGAGCTGTCACTGAGCTCATGTTAATATTGGTTAAAGTAGAAAAATGTGCAGAAGCAACAAGCTATTAAAGGATGTCATTTTCATCCTTCTTATTCAGATGATCCACAGTTGGTCCTGCATGGAGAGCCAGCTGTTTGTTTATAAACagatgctttctctctctctataactgaGGTCAGGTCAGAATTGTGTGAGAAATTACGTTTTAAAAATGAATATTGTTGTGGCACCATGTTTGTCTTGTGTTTCCTGTCTCAGGAAAGTCTTTCCCTTCTTAGTTCCTACTGAAAAGTGCCTGACCCATGTTGGAAAGTCCTGCTGGCTGTCCTGCTACCTAATGTTAATGTCAATGCATTTCTAATGTACTTCCCCTGTGTCCATGACTGTGTCCATGACTGTGTCCATGACTGATGTAGTGGAATTCACCTGGACTAGAATGTTCTATTCACCAGTGACCCTACAGTACATCACTCTGTGCAGATGAATAGATTGTAAATCCTTGTAAGAATGTGTTCAGATGCTTGTTGAGTATAAAACCCATTAGTCGTCAGAAAGCAGCCAGTGAAGCAGGGGACATTCCTCCCATTCTGTAGATAATGAACAGAGCTCTTTGATGGGGGATGAGAAAGCCTATTGTGAAAGGAAATTGTCTTCCTGGCTTGCTCGGTAACACTGTCACACTGGCAGTCCAAGTCAGAGAGAATCAGCCGACAAAGTTGGAGCCGACAAATGATTTGCCAAATGTGTCTGGAACAGAGCAGCTGCTTTTTCGGCCTGTTGAATTATCGGGAACTTGAGAACTGAATGTAAAGTTGTAGGAGGTTACAGTTTGTTACATTTTAGAGTTGACTTTAGTTCCATGTAAATTCCCACTGTGGTGGAATCTTGTCATCAGTACCCAGTTTTTACTCTCTTGTTATTCTGCTCAGTGAGTTTCATGAGAGACTTTTACATAAAACACCACACAGAAACATCATTGAAATAGCCCGGATTCCTGAGCTAAGCCATGTGTTGTGTAGATATATAGAGAGGCAACCGGGGGATTAGAACCATCCATAGTACTGCAGTGTGTGCAGAGTTGCAGTTTTGCTGTTTATATGTATTTGCCTTTCAAATGCCATCTGTTTAGGTTAGTCTTGCCAAGTGTGAAATAACTAATGTTACTGAAATAAGTAACTCATTTTGGGAGGAGAATTATACCCCTACAGTTATTCATTAGATCAGATGTCTGCGGTTATAGATTAAGTATTTATAGATTTTTCCCCCTTTCTTAGGCTCATTCCCTACCGTGTTATTTCTGAGTGAGTGTGGGAGCTTGCAAGGGATGTTGTGCGTAGGTGAGGGTGGGACAGGTTGATAGATAGAGCAGGGTTCTGAGCTAAGGCTATGCCAGAAAAGGTCACTTGTGTGATCAATGTGTGCATTTGTGCCAATTCAGCCAGTTATGCTAAAAGACCAAATGAGCTAAGAGATATCCTGGGTGATATTTTTCGCTTCAGAATGATACTTTTGTTTTGCAGCATATTACTCaaaactagggttgcaaagctactggtaatttgctaaagttaaatctatcGTAACTTTGGTCATTTATACTTGAATCACTTTTAATATGGTATTCattttttatatctgtgtccatattgtccatgagtttcttgTAGGTAGACCATATGGTTAAAGAGAAAaaagcctaattaatgaaaaaagcttctaatcaacaatggcataaTTTTCAATGAACtttgcaactcttccaactatttacTTTTTTTCTCAACTCCCACCAGTTTGATGctaaaacatttacaacaaatacatattgacattGTAAAATTCTGAAAccttcatattaaacaccaatggtattcactaaggtGATGGTTTATATTTGGGATAATGTTGTACAGCTCTGTCATTCAAttctttattttatatattttacacGTGATGAGTCCCAACAaggggccagagataattacagacacctgtaatAATCCCAATAGGGCCGCTAGATGTGTTGTTGATAGATTACACACAATTCTTCAAAGATACCAAAAatgctggtagtttactggtaaacttctcAAGtctccagtaatataccctccctttgcaaccctactcaaAATCTTCACAGTTGGATGTAATTGAAAATAAAGTATATACACAGAATATAATATATCTCCCATAAAGATACACTGAGTGTCATGTGCCTGTCTTTGTGTTTGCTGTTGATTAGCTGACAGCGAGTCCCTTCCCTTTTAGTACAGGATTATGTTTGAATGTTTGGCAGGACTAGTAATGACAGAACTGCTGACATATCATTCACTTGTCCCCCAATGTGCAGAGCTGTCATTTCCTATGAATGTGCTATGTTGTAATAAAGTCATGAATCCTTTAGCCAGGATACCCCTGATACAATTATAATGGGTACTGATCATCCTACATAATATTTATGCAAAGGCCCATCTGCAGGTCAAATAGTATATGGCTTGTTTGCAAAAAACATCCCAATAACATTTTGACCATCAATGGCAAAATATAATGAACTCTCCACCACTTTTAGCACTTTATAGAAAACAGATTTATGTTTACATTAGACTCTATCAAACAAAACTGCAGTCCATCAAACCAAAAGTCTCAACACGACACTGAATTGAACCTCATTCCCTTCCCTCCACAAACCTTGTGCCCATCACCATGTCAATTAATTAATTAAACTACTTTAACTTCCCTCCACAGATCCTTTCCATCGCCATGTCAGTGAAGTCGGACGGGAAGAGGAAGTGGGCGGCGGTAAGGGGCCATCTGGGCTCCTCCCAGGACTCAGAAACCCAGCTGGAGGCCAACCTGGAGAGTGCAGACCCAGAGCTGTGCATCTGCATGCTCCAGGTGCCCAGTGTGGTCAACTACTCTGGGCTGAAGCGTCGTCTGGAGGGCAGCGAGGAGTCCTGGATGGTCCAGTTCCTGGAGCTGAGTGGGCTAGACCTGTTGCTGGAGGCCCTGGACAGGCTGTCTGGGAGGGGCTGCTCCCGCATCGCAGACGCCCTCCTGCAGCTCACCTGTGTCAGCTGTGTCCGGGCCGTCATGAACTCCTCGTCTGGGATCAACTTTATCGTGGAGAATGAGGGCTACATCCGCAAACTCTCCCAAGGTTCGACAGCACCTAGGACTGAGGAGATATACAGTGTTTTAAAGCtatggcatcacacacacactttccacgAATTAGccttatatatacacagtatatatagacactcagtggccagtttattaggtactttgaggcatggaaacgttgcttaattggtatcaagggacctaacatgtgcaaggaaaacattccccacaccattacaccaccgtcACCAGGCAGGAttgggccatggactcatgctgcttacgccaaatcctaactctgccatcagcatgacacaacaggaactgggattcgtcGGACCAAGCGAtgcttttccactcctcaattgtccagtgtttggGATCGCgagcccactggagccgcttcttcttgtttttagctgataggagtagaacctggtgtggtcgtctgctgcaatagcccatctatAACAAGGACAAAAGAATAGtgtgttccgagatgccgttctgcacaccactgttgtactgcgccgttatttgcctgtttgtggcccacctgttagcttgcacgattcttgccattctccttcgacctgtCATCAACGAGTTGTTTTTAACTACAGGACTgatgctgactggatgttttttgttggtcGCACCGTTCTCGGTAAatcctagacactgtcgtgcgtgaaaagcccatgATCCGGCCATTTCTAAGATACTGGAAATGGCAAGCCTGGCATTGgcaatcataccacgctcaaagtcacttaggtcCCTCGTTTTGCCAATTGTAACGTTCAATCAGTAACTGAATGtctcaatgcctgtctgcctgcttcatatagcaagccacggccacatgACTCACCGTCTGTAGGAGCGAAACATTTTcgtgaacatgtgtgtgtgtgtgtgtgtgtgtgtgtgtgtgtgtgtgtgtgtgtgtgtgtgtgtatatatatatatgaataataCTTAAGAATTTGTATTCAGTTGTACATAATTGTATTCCAATATAAAATCAACCCCACAAAATAGGAATTTCAAAGAAGTACCATGGCAACAGAATTCAGGTCAGATATAGGCCATTGTGTCAGACAAAGTGTATGGAGGGGGACACTGTGTGGAGGGACAGTGCATTGCTACAtcttcacacacactgacaaacttatcacaaacaaaacactttttgTGAAGGTAAGTTCACGTTACGTTGTCTTAAGATGAGCCATAACATCCTAGAGGACACCAGACAAGAAAGAAGGAGAAAGGTAGGAGGGAATATGTGTACACTAACTGATGTCTGTGACTATGTCTTATCACAGCCTTGGACACGTCCAATACCATGGTGAAGAAGCAGGTGTTTGAGCTGCTTGCTGCCCTGAGCATGTTCTCCTCTGATGGGTACCGTCTGGCCATGGATGCCTTGGACCACTACAAGGCAAGTGTCATACAGCCAGACAAGCTGTCACTGATGGACAGAGGCTATATACCATACACCTACAGAATAAGTGGCCTAGTTCTGATTTAGGAAGGACCATGAGAGAAAATTAACAATGCCCGGGGAAAATTATAAATAACAATCTGTGTGCTTTTGATGAAAATGTACTGATATCAGATATGACGAGTTTTTTGTAACATGCTATTTCAGCTCAATGGAATCTCATTAAATAGGCTAATTAAAGTAATTTTTAATCAACCCAGACATAACTGAACAACCATACACTGTATGCACCTAGTAATGCCCTCTAGTGTACATGTGTTGAACTGCTTAAGTGACCTCGGTTATCTAGCAATGTCCGTAGTTGTCAATACTTTGATAAATGTTACTCACTGATCAATATTAGAACGTTAAGGGTTGATAGAAGCAGTCCTCACACAGAAGGAGTGAATGACATACAGAATGACTAATGTGTTACTTTGGCTCCCAGGGTGTGAAGACCCAGCAGTATCGCTTCAGTGTGATCATGAACGAGCTGCAGGCCACAGACAATGTGCCCTACATGGTCACCCTCCTCAGTGTCATCAACGCCATCATCTTTGGGACAGATGACCTGCGACAGAGAGATAAGATGCGCAAGGAGTTTATCGGTACAGCGCATTGTTTATCTTCAATACTCAGCCACTCAGTTCATCTGCAAGGTCACACAGTGGCACATTGTTAATAACAAAAGGTAGTTTCCCTATGGAGAAACACCAGACAAATGGGAATGAAAATAGGCCATTTGGCAACAGTTCCATTACTAATCTATGTCACTGTGTCATTTTAGCTATATGCCTGCCTGCAATCTGTCCCCTCCCAGTGAGCGGTGGGTGAAATGACGGTGAAAATTAGGTTAATTTACGGTTCTGATTGAaagttgaaaatatgtattttccggacgttgaaaatacatattttacagaCTTTGAAAAGACGTCATTAACGTAtattaaaaatacttattttacgGACGTTGAGAATACTTATTTTTCCGGTCATTGTTTCTATGGCCAAATTTCAACCGTACATAaattcacatacagtaccagtcaaaagtttggacacacctactcattcaatggtttttctttatttttacaattttctactgtcacgtcctgaccagcagagggagtaattgtattagttttggtcagggcgtggcagaggttttgtgttgtgtatgcatttctatgttctgtctagtttaatttttctatgtttaggattgggtgttggactcgcaattggaggcaggtgtttctagttgcctctgattgagagtcctatatagaggtgtgtgtttggtttggttattttgtgggtagttgattttgcactgctgtatgtaagtacttagcctgtaaaactgtcgttctcgtttgtttattgtttttctgtGTTCACGGTTAGTTAATAAATTATCATGAtgaacacgcaacccgctgcgtattggtccaccatTTCTGACAGTGATTTTAACATATCGTCAGATGAAGGAGAAGACTGTTacatctacattgtagaataatagtgaagacatcaaaacaacgaaataacacatggaatcatgtagtaaccataagtgttaaacaaatattgtatattatatttgagattattcaaagtagccaccctttgccttgatgacagctttgcacactcttggcattctctcaaccagcttcatgaggtagtgaaagaccatattatggcaagaacagttcaaataagcaaagacaaacgacagtccattactttaacctctacgggatctgTGTCCTCCCCCTCGGGACGGTTGAGCAAACGTAggttaatgtgattagcatgaggttgtaagtaacaagaatttcccaggacagacatatctgatatgggcagaaagcttaaattcttgttaatctaacattactgtccaatttacagtagctattacagtgaaataatgccatgctattgtttgaggagagtgcacagttatgaacttaattgtattaataaaccaattaggcacatttgggcagtcttgatacaaattttgaacagaaatgcaatggttcattgaatctgtctaaaactttgcacatgcactgctgccatctagtggccaaaatctaaattctGCCTAACCTGGAAtagtacattatggcctttctcttgctttTAAAATAACGCATGTTTTTGTCTTTGAataatcttttaccagatc encodes:
- the LOC115162381 gene encoding inverted formin-2 isoform X7, with protein sequence MSVKSDGKRKWAAVRGHLGSSQDSETQLEANLESADPELCICMLQVPSVVNYSGLKRRLEGSEESWMVQFLELSGLDLLLEALDRLSGRGCSRIADALLQLTCVSCVRAVMNSSSGINFIVENEGYIRKLSQALDTSNTMVKKQVFELLAALSMFSSDGYRLAMDALDHYKGVKTQQYRFSVIMNELQATDNVPYMVTLLSVINAIIFGTDDLRQRDKMRKEFIGLQLLDILPKLR